One segment of Natronosalvus halobius DNA contains the following:
- a CDS encoding DegT/DnrJ/EryC1/StrS family aminotransferase has product MIGGKPSVLASIRNGGRPLLEQAFVASTRFRAPDTLADDTPPASRTNRPTVASYLEGRADEMAYYGSSKAALRDGLATLLAMDEGGATNVLLPAYLPDAVVEPIRELDIEPRRYAITESLAPNRGDLESRIVDRTLAVISVNYFGFPQPGFDVIEALVDEYDCYHVEDNAHGPLTLERGRLLGTRGDVGVTSLWKLLAIPNGAVLYLSNPDVSAQFEPSTLAGVNSRVRRSDLAFVCKSLATGAFARRSSLEDAATRFLATNRGAEGIPDPNRRYEASKTRLSRLSAAVIAGSDPDEIRSRRRENYRAWTALFANRPDVDPLFETLPPGVCPQVFPVQTDRPERLRRLLESHGVGGVHTWPRLSRSVLENPAFETARHLSETVVLLPVHQHVDPDAIRAVERAIDRRLEPRDESSILASRRATTEVLATRLRRLL; this is encoded by the coding sequence ATGATCGGGGGAAAGCCGTCAGTGCTCGCGTCGATACGCAACGGTGGACGCCCTCTTCTCGAGCAGGCGTTCGTGGCGTCGACTCGATTCCGAGCCCCGGATACGCTCGCGGACGACACCCCTCCGGCGTCTCGCACGAACCGCCCGACCGTCGCCTCCTACCTCGAGGGACGTGCCGACGAAATGGCATACTACGGCTCGAGCAAGGCGGCGCTCCGCGACGGCCTCGCGACGCTCCTGGCGATGGACGAGGGCGGGGCCACGAACGTCCTCCTCCCCGCGTACCTCCCCGACGCCGTCGTCGAGCCGATTCGTGAACTCGACATCGAGCCCCGTCGCTACGCAATCACCGAGTCGCTCGCGCCAAACCGGGGAGACCTCGAGTCCCGCATCGTCGACCGGACGCTCGCCGTCATCTCCGTGAACTACTTCGGGTTCCCCCAACCCGGGTTCGACGTGATCGAAGCGCTGGTCGACGAGTACGACTGCTACCACGTCGAGGACAACGCACACGGCCCCCTCACCCTCGAACGTGGCCGATTGCTCGGAACGCGAGGCGACGTCGGCGTGACCAGCCTGTGGAAACTGCTGGCGATCCCGAACGGAGCGGTGCTCTACCTCTCGAACCCGGACGTTTCGGCGCAGTTCGAACCGTCCACTCTCGCCGGTGTCAACAGTCGCGTTCGCCGGTCGGACCTCGCGTTCGTCTGCAAATCGCTCGCGACCGGCGCCTTCGCTCGACGTTCGTCGCTCGAGGACGCCGCCACCAGATTCCTGGCGACCAATCGCGGCGCCGAGGGGATTCCCGATCCAAATCGACGGTACGAGGCGTCGAAGACGCGCCTGTCGCGGCTATCAGCTGCAGTAATCGCGGGATCGGACCCCGACGAAATTCGTTCGCGCCGACGGGAGAACTACCGCGCCTGGACCGCGTTGTTCGCGAACCGTCCCGACGTCGATCCCCTCTTCGAGACGCTCCCGCCGGGGGTCTGCCCCCAGGTCTTTCCGGTCCAAACCGATCGACCCGAACGGCTCCGTCGCCTGCTCGAGTCTCACGGCGTCGGCGGCGTACACACCTGGCCGCGGCTCTCGCGGTCGGTTCTCGAGAATCCTGCCTTCGAAACCGCCCGTCACCTCTCCGAGACGGTCGTCCTCCTGCCGGTCCACCAGCACGTCGACCCGGACGCCATCCGTGCGGTCGAACGGGCTATCGACCGCCGCCTCGAACCACGTGACGAAAGTTCGATTCTTGCCTCACGACGCGCTACGACGGAGGTCCTGGCGACCCGGCTACGCCGGTTACTATAA
- a CDS encoding trimeric intracellular cation channel family protein, translating into MNAIGLVAFALVGSAKAIRAEFDLFGVTVVGLVTAFAGGATRDVLVGRVPLALQTVEEIALGLFGVCLAVVLYAWLEAPDDRPITLYADAVGLAAFATAGAIVATEIGLPAFGVVAIATINAVGGGAFADLLLDRSPFILFEDFYASCAVLGGSAYWLFTALAADATLAAAACASVTVGTRVLALSRGWTVPTAQRLETVAGE; encoded by the coding sequence ATGAACGCGATCGGACTGGTCGCGTTCGCCCTGGTCGGATCCGCCAAGGCGATTCGTGCGGAGTTCGACCTGTTCGGCGTCACCGTCGTCGGTCTCGTGACGGCGTTCGCCGGTGGCGCGACGCGCGACGTACTCGTTGGCCGCGTCCCGCTCGCACTACAGACCGTGGAGGAGATCGCCCTCGGGCTCTTCGGCGTCTGTCTGGCGGTCGTCCTCTACGCGTGGCTCGAGGCGCCCGACGATCGACCGATCACGCTGTACGCTGACGCGGTCGGCCTCGCGGCGTTCGCCACGGCGGGAGCAATCGTCGCCACCGAAATCGGCTTGCCGGCGTTTGGCGTCGTTGCCATCGCCACGATCAACGCCGTGGGCGGCGGCGCGTTCGCCGATCTCCTCCTGGATCGCTCGCCGTTCATCCTCTTCGAGGACTTCTACGCCAGTTGCGCCGTCCTCGGCGGGAGCGCCTACTGGCTCTTCACGGCGCTCGCCGCCGACGCGACTCTCGCAGCCGCGGCCTGTGCGTCCGTCACCGTCGGGACCCGGGTACTCGCTCTCTCGCGGGGCTGGACCGTGCCGACGGCGCAGCGACTCGAGACCGTCGCCGGTGAATAG